The uncultured Carboxylicivirga sp. genomic interval GTTTTCGGTAGTAGTATTTGCTAGTTTGTTTGGTACATTTGTTCCATTATTGTTAAATCGTTTAAAGATTGATCCTGCTGTTGCAACCGGGCCTTTCGTTACAACAATGAACGATATTATTGGAATGTTTATTTACTTAACCATTGGTACATTTTTCTTTACATTTTTTATTTGAGTAAATCTGTTATTGATTTTTAAGTAACATTGGTTGTTAAAACATACATGTACGTTTAAAAGATTATTACCAATTAATTCCATCATCTACATTTGCTTACATAATTGATAAGTTAATGTAGAATGAAAATTGCGTCACAAATAGCTTTGCTTCTATTGATAATCACTAATGCTTCTTGTTCCCAACAAGATACATATTCATACCCAATGGCAAACATCAGATATTACAATTGATGGTAACTCCGATGACTGGAATATTCCTTTACGATTTTTTGATTCAAAAAATAGACTAAACTACAATATTACCAACAATTCAGAAGGTATATTCTTTGCTTTCAGAATGAATGAGATGTCCTATATCCATCAGTTTAATCAAAATGGAATTACCATTGAACTAGATACAACAAAATCTAACAATACAGCGCTGATATTACAATATCCTGCAGGAGGTATACCACCAATTCCTCCTTCTAATACTCAAAATAGCAATAGAGATAACATGCCCATCCCTGAATCCAGTATTCGATTAAACGGTTTCTATAACTATAAAAAAGAGGTAGTACTGGCATTGGAAGAAGTAAAAGGAATAAAGGCAGCTCATTCTTTTGACATGGTAAATGAATCTCTTTTCTGTGAGATATTTATTCCATATTCAAGCATTAATTCGAATGCAAAAACCATACAGAGCTCTAACTCTGAATTAAATATCAAACTTTTATTAGGAACGAATAACAATTCAATGCCTGGACCACCTCCGGGAGGGATGCATGGAGGTGGACGACCGGATGGCCCAACAGGAGCTCCTCCTACTATAAATGGCAACTCTCAAACAAAAGAAACTAAAATTAAATTAGAGGTGCACTTAGCAAAACAGCCTACTAAATAATGACGATTGAATACTTCAAAAAATCCGGACTAATTTTCCTAGTTCGGATTTCTTTTTTTATTTATGAACTCAGTATGCTATCAATTGTTTAACTTAATCAACATAAAAACGATTGCATATGAAAGAAATGTGGGACGATAAGTTTAGCAAAACAGAATACGCCTATGGTGTAGATCCAAACATAGAATTTAAAGAGTTTATTGATCAATTAGAACCTGGTAAAATACTGTTACTTGGTGAAGGAGAGGGCCGAAATGCCGTTTATACAGCCAGTAAAGGTTGGAATGTTACAGCTGTTGATTTTAGCTCCGAAGGACAAAAAAAAGCCTATTCTTTAGCTAAAAAACACCATGTTGATATCGAATATAAAGTGCAGGATGTGACTCAATATAAAGCACCAGATAACTCATATGACTGCATTGCACTCATCTTTTTACACATGCCATCAACTGATTTTTACCCAATGCTACGCAAATTGCACTCAACATTAACTAATAATGGCAAGTTATTTATAGTTGGTTTTCATACCGATCAGTTAAACTACTCAAGCGGTGGACCTAAAAAAGAAGATTGGTTACTTACTAACGAACTTTTGGAAAAAGAATTAACTAACTACTCAATTACAAAGAATACCCATTTACTTACTCATCTATCGCAAGGTTACTCGCATCAGGGGCAGGGAAGTATTGTTATATTCAATGCAAGTAAGTAACTTCCGTATTTATTGTACTATACTAATCTTAATTTTTACATCATGACGAAGAAAGTAATTCTATTGAATATGTTGCTTTTAACTAGCCTCCTTGTTACCGCGCAAACCAGTAAAAACTTTATTGATCAACCTTATATTGAAGTAACTGGTAAATCGGAAATGGAAATTGTACCCGATATGATATACCTGAAAGTGATTATCGATGAAAAAGATTCGAAAACAAAAGCATCACTTGAAAGTCAGGAACAACAAATGATGAAGGTATTGAATGAAATTGGAATTGATACAAAAAAAGATGTTGCTGTTATCGACTATTCAAGTAATTTTCAAGACCACTGGATTAAGAAAACAGATATAATGACCACCAAACAATACGAGGTTTTGGTTCACTCAGGAAAAACAGTAGCTCTTATTTATATGAATCTCGAAAAAATAGATATTTCCAATATCTCGGTTACAAAATTGGATCATAGTAAAATGGAAGAGCTCAGAAAAGAAGTTAAAATTAATGCCATAAAAGCTGCAAAACACAAAGCTGAATTACTTATGGATGCAATTGGTCAAAGAGCTGGTAAAGCCATTTATGTACAGGAATTAAACCGTAATATTTACCAGGCTCGAGCAATGACAGCGAATTCAAAAATGAGAATATCATCAGATAAAGAATATTTGCCTGAAATAGAGTTTCAAAAACTTAATCTAGATGCCGAGGTTCAGGTACGTTTTACAATAGAATAATAAAAGCCGTAAAAACAAAAAAACCGCAGTTGATAGCTGCGGTTCATATTCGTTAATATAATGTATTAGTGAGGATTAACTTCATTTAATGCTTCAGTTACATTTATAACAAAATCTCCTAACTTTTCACATTCTGAGAAAATATCATTATAAATAATTCCAGCTTCATAGGAATACACATTATTTTTAATATTATCAAGATGCTCAACTTTTAATTGATTCCGATAACTATTAATCTCCATTTCAATTAAATTGGCTTTTTCAATATTAACCATTTCAGAATTATCATCCAGATTTTTAATCATCAATTCCACTGCTTCATCAACCAAGCTAAACATTAACTCAATCTTTTTCATAATCTCATCAGGGAACTTAATATTTGCATTACGCATGCGTACCATCGAACGAGCCAAATTATAGTTACTATCACCTAAACTTTCAAGATCGTTAACAACTTTAAGCATGGCTCTCACTCTTTTTCGACCCAAATCACTTAATCGACCTTGGTTAACTTGAGCCAGATAATTTGCAATTTCAACTTCCACATTATCAGAAATACCTTCGTATTTTTCAATTCGTGCAAATTTTTTATTGAATATAGCATCTTTATCTGTATGAATTAACACCTTAACCATATTAAACATTCGCTGAGTTAATTGTCCAAACCAATGTACTTCCTTTCGTGCTTGTATTATTGATAACTCAGCTGTAGAAAGCATACCTGTTGTGATAAATTTCAAACGAAATTCTTCATCTTCATTTTCCGAAGAAGGTACCATTTTTATAACTACCTTATTAAAAATTGGGACGAACCAAATAAATATTAAAACATTAAGAACATTGAATGAAGTATGGAAAATAGATAAGGCAGTTGGAATAGCTGCTACTGATTCTGTTGGTGAAATACCCATCTTTTGAGTAAGAAAATAATCAATACCACCAACAAATGGTTTAAATACAATCAACATCCAAATTACACCTAATAAATTAAACAATAGATGTACTCGTGCCGTTCGTTTAGCAGAAACATTTGCTACAGCCGCCGCTAAGTTTGCAGTTATGGTAGTACCTATATTTTCGCCCATTACCATGGCTGCAGCCAAATGAAAAGGTATCCATCCCTGATTACACATTACAAAAGTTAGTGCCATTGTGGCGCTAGAAGATTGTATTACAATAGTTAAAACTGTACCTATTAATAAAAATATAAGTGTAGAACCAAATCCAAGGTTAGTATAGTTTTGTACAAAACTTAAAATCTCAGGATTCTCTTTAATATTAGGTACTGAATCTTTTAAATATTCTAAACCTAGGAATAACAGAGCAAACCCTACCATAAATTCTCCCCATGAACGTCGAGATGGTTTTTTCGAAAAAATAAGCGGTAAACCTAATCCAATCATAGGTAGTGCATAAGCACTAATTTTTACTTTAAATCCAAATAAAGTAATTATCCATCCTGTTACAGTTGTACCAATATTGGCTCCCA includes:
- a CDS encoding class I SAM-dependent methyltransferase encodes the protein MKEMWDDKFSKTEYAYGVDPNIEFKEFIDQLEPGKILLLGEGEGRNAVYTASKGWNVTAVDFSSEGQKKAYSLAKKHHVDIEYKVQDVTQYKAPDNSYDCIALIFLHMPSTDFYPMLRKLHSTLTNNGKLFIVGFHTDQLNYSSGGPKKEDWLLTNELLEKELTNYSITKNTHLLTHLSQGYSHQGQGSIVIFNASK
- a CDS encoding SIMPL domain-containing protein yields the protein MTKKVILLNMLLLTSLLVTAQTSKNFIDQPYIEVTGKSEMEIVPDMIYLKVIIDEKDSKTKASLESQEQQMMKVLNEIGIDTKKDVAVIDYSSNFQDHWIKKTDIMTTKQYEVLVHSGKTVALIYMNLEKIDISNISVTKLDHSKMEELRKEVKINAIKAAKHKAELLMDAIGQRAGKAIYVQELNRNIYQARAMTANSKMRISSDKEYLPEIEFQKLNLDAEVQVRFTIE
- a CDS encoding Na/Pi cotransporter family protein — its product is MNYSLFDFLTLIGSLGLFLYGMKMMSEALQKVAGSRMRNILSAMTSNRFLGVLTGFLVTTIIQSSSATTVMLVSFVNAGLMSLVESIGVIMGANIGTTVTGWIITLFGFKVKISAYALPMIGLGLPLIFSKKPSRRSWGEFMVGFALLFLGLEYLKDSVPNIKENPEILSFVQNYTNLGFGSTLIFLLIGTVLTIVIQSSSATMALTFVMCNQGWIPFHLAAAMVMGENIGTTITANLAAAVANVSAKRTARVHLLFNLLGVIWMLIVFKPFVGGIDYFLTQKMGISPTESVAAIPTALSIFHTSFNVLNVLIFIWFVPIFNKVVIKMVPSSENEDEEFRLKFITTGMLSTAELSIIQARKEVHWFGQLTQRMFNMVKVLIHTDKDAIFNKKFARIEKYEGISDNVEVEIANYLAQVNQGRLSDLGRKRVRAMLKVVNDLESLGDSNYNLARSMVRMRNANIKFPDEIMKKIELMFSLVDEAVELMIKNLDDNSEMVNIEKANLIEMEINSYRNQLKVEHLDNIKNNVYSYEAGIIYNDIFSECEKLGDFVINVTEALNEVNPH